In the genome of Natronorubrum daqingense, the window ATTGGGGCTGTACTATCTATCCAATTTCATTCCCGAAGATTCATTGCGAGGATATCGATATCATACACCATGGACAGTGACGGTCGCGTTGTACTCGTTACCGGCGCCGGTTCTGGCATGGGGAAGGCAATTGCCCGCGAATTCGGCTCGACGGGAGCTGCCGTCGCCTGCGCCGATATCGACCGACGCGCTGCAACCGAAACGAAACGTGCGATCCAATCGGCCGACGGCGATGCGATCGCGGTCGAAGCCGACGTGTCCGAGTCTGAGGACGTACAGGAGATGATCGAGCGGACTGTTTCCGAGTTGGGCGGACTGGACGTGTTACACAACAACGCTGGCATTCCACAGCGAGCGACGCCAGTCGAGGACGTTTCCGAGGAGACGTGGGATCAGCTCATCGACGTCAATCTCAAGAGTGCGTTTCTCGGAACGAAGCACGCCCTCCCTCATC includes:
- a CDS encoding SDR family NAD(P)-dependent oxidoreductase, which produces MDSDGRVVLVTGAGSGMGKAIAREFGSTGAAVACADIDRRAATETKRAIQSADGDAIAVEADVSESEDVQEMIERTVSELGGLDVLHNNAGIPQRATPVEDVSEETWDQLIDVNLKSAFLGTKHALPHLRERNGVILNTASTAAIRPRTGLSAYVASKGGMVALTKQLAKELAPDVRVNAICPVATETPMLDEFSGADLSVGDMESTIPMEQLATPQDVATAAVFLASDEADMITGTALEVDGGRDI